The Stutzerimonas stutzeri DNA window TGTGTCTTCGCTAACCGAGGTCTGTCCATGACGCAGGAATCAGCCAACGCCACTGCCCAAGAAGTCGCCGCTTTCCGTGAGCGGGTTTTGCGCAAGCTCACCTACTCGGTGGGCAAGGATCCGGAGAACGCCTCCGACTATGACTGGTTCCATGCGGTCGCCCTGGCGACCCGCGACAGCACCATCGATCGCTGGATGGATTGCACGCGCGAGGCCTATACCGGCGGGCAGAAGCGGGTCTACTACCTCTCCCTAGAGTTCCTGATCGGCCGTCTGCTGGTGGACAGCCTGAGCAACCTGGGCCTGTTCGAGGTGGCGCGCGAGGCGCTGGCCGGACTGGACGTGGACATCGATCGCATCCGCCTGCTGGAGCCGGACGCGGCGCTCGGCAATGGCGGCCTCGGGCGGCTCGCGGCCTGCTTCATGGAAAGCATGGCCACCCTTGGCGTGGTGTCCCATGGCTACGGCATCCGTTATGACCATGGCCTGTTCCGCCAGGCGATCGTCGATGGCTGGCAGCACGAACAGACCGAGACCTGGCTGGATCTTGGCAACCCCTGGGAGTTCGAGCGCTCCGAGGTCAAGTACCTGATCGGCTTCGGCGGCAGTGTCACGGCGACCACCAACGAGCAGGGTGAGGTTCAGCATTTCTGGCACTGGGCCGAAGGCGTGCGCGCGATCGCCTATGACACGCCCATCGTCGGCTGGCGCGGTGCCGGGGTGAACACGCTGCGCCTGTGGCGCGCGCGGCCGCAAGCGGACTTCCACCTGGCGCGCTTCAACGCTGGCGATCACATCGGCGCTGCGGCGGAAGAGGCGCGTGCCGAGAGCATCTCGCGGGTGCTCTATCCGGCCGACAGCACCGAGGCGGGGCAGGAGCTGCGTCTGCGCCAGGAGTACTTCTTCGTCGCCGCTTCGCTGCAGGACCTGCTGCGCCGCCATCTCAAGCAACGCGGCTCGCTGGACAGCCTGCCCGAGTACACCTCGATTCAGCTCAACGATACCCACCCGGCCATCGCCGTGGCCGAGCTGATGCGGCTGCTGGTCGATGTGCACAGCTACGAATGGCAGCACGCCTGGAGGCTGACCACCGCCACCCTGTCCTACACCAACCACACCCTGCTGCCCGAGGCGCTGGAGACCTGGCCGGTGGGGCTGATGGAGCGGCTGCTGCCACGGCACATGCAGATCATCTACCTGATCAACGCCTACCATCTGGACAACCTGCGCGAGCGCGGCATCCACGACGCCGAGCTGCTGCGTTCGGTATCGCTGATCGAGGAGGACCATGGCCGCCGGGTACGCATGGGCAACCTGGCCTTCCTCGGTTCGCACAGCACCAACGGCGTGTCGGGGCTGCACACTCAGCTGATGCGCAAGACCGTGTTCACCGACCTGCATCGTCTCTATCCGCAGCGGATCAACAGCAAGACCAATGGCATCACCTTCCGCCGCTGGCTCTATCAGGCCAATCCGCAGCTGACCCAGTTGCTGGTGGAGCATCTCGGTGAGGAAGTCCTCGACGAGCCGGAAACCCGTCTGCGCCAGCTCGAGCCCTATGCCGAACAGGCGGCCTTCCGCCAGCGCTTCGCCGAACAGCGGCTGGCCAACAAGCGCCATCTGGCCAATGTGATCCAGGAGCGGCTGGGCATCAGTGTCGATCCGACCGCGCTGTTCGACGTGCATGTCAAACGCATCCACGAGTACAAGCGCCAGCTGCTCAACCTGCTGCACACCGTGGCGCTGTACCAGGCCATCCGCTCCGATCCGGGTGGCAACTGGGTGCCACGGGTGAAGATTTTCGCCGGCAAGGCGGCGGCCAGCTATCACCAA harbors:
- a CDS encoding glycogen/starch/alpha-glucan phosphorylase, with amino-acid sequence MTQESANATAQEVAAFRERVLRKLTYSVGKDPENASDYDWFHAVALATRDSTIDRWMDCTREAYTGGQKRVYYLSLEFLIGRLLVDSLSNLGLFEVAREALAGLDVDIDRIRLLEPDAALGNGGLGRLAACFMESMATLGVVSHGYGIRYDHGLFRQAIVDGWQHEQTETWLDLGNPWEFERSEVKYLIGFGGSVTATTNEQGEVQHFWHWAEGVRAIAYDTPIVGWRGAGVNTLRLWRARPQADFHLARFNAGDHIGAAAEEARAESISRVLYPADSTEAGQELRLRQEYFFVAASLQDLLRRHLKQRGSLDSLPEYTSIQLNDTHPAIAVAELMRLLVDVHSYEWQHAWRLTTATLSYTNHTLLPEALETWPVGLMERLLPRHMQIIYLINAYHLDNLRERGIHDAELLRSVSLIEEDHGRRVRMGNLAFLGSHSTNGVSGLHTQLMRKTVFTDLHRLYPQRINSKTNGITFRRWLYQANPQLTQLLVEHLGEEVLDEPETRLRQLEPYAEQAAFRQRFAEQRLANKRHLANVIQERLGISVDPTALFDVHVKRIHEYKRQLLNLLHTVALYQAIRSDPGGNWVPRVKIFAGKAAASYHQAKLIIKLTNDIANTINADPTVRGLLKVVFLPNYNVSLAEDIIPAADLSEQISTAGLEASGTSNMKFALNGALTIGTLDGANVEMSEQIGLEHMFIFGLTAQEVNARKQGNEYNAEAIIAGSHRLSEVLSAIRGGGFSPGDPGRYVGLVDGISWHDTFMVCADFEAYWQAQLEVEERWRDPARWWRSSVLNTARTGWFSSDRTIREYAREIWKVM